The sequence GAGCACAGCTTGTTGCTCGTTTGCTCGGGTTTCAGATGTAGATTTTGCTTCCAAAAGTGCAACATCCGCAACGTCCGTAATTTTAATTTTATCGCCTGTTATCGGATTTACTCCGACCATGACATTTCGAATATCCGTTATGGTCGTCAAGGAACTGATAATGCGTGTTGTCAGAAGCTTACCGTCCTCCGTTTCAATCGGTTCACCAGGCATGGATACATTATTCGCTTGTACCGCCTGGACAATATCTTCCTGGACAAGTCCGGATTCTTCAAGTTTTTTCTGATCGAGAATAACTTGAACTTCCTCGACTAACTTGCCTGAAACAGTTACACTTGCGACTCCTTTAGTTCTACGCAATTCTGTTTCAAGTTGCTCGGCTAAATTTCGAATGTCTACATCCTCTGAGGACGTATGCAAGGCCAACTGGATGACAGGAAATTGTGATGGGTCGAATTTCATAAATCTTGGTGCATTCGATCCTTCCGGCACCGGAACCTGATCAATTCTCTGCATGACATCTAATTGCACATCGTCTATGTCCGTAGACCAGTCAAACATAAGCAAGATGAAGTTTGCACCTTCTTGCGATGATGACTGCATCGATTTCAATCCAGGTGCAGTGGATAAGCTGTTCTCCAACGGCTTAGTCAGTTTTTCGCTCACTTCTGTAGAAGAGGCTCCCGGATAATTCGTTACGACAACCGCCACTGGCGGATTTAATTCAGGTATTAACGTGACCGGGATTTTAAAGAACGATACGGCACCTAATATGATGACTAAAAACATTGTCACTATTGTAAAAACGGGTCTTTTAATAGAGAATTCACTAATTTTCATAGACACATTCCTTTCATCAACAAAAACACTATATTCATCATATTGAAAGAACGTTTCAACATCAAACACAAACTCTCAGCTTTTCATATAACAGCCAGAAGTTCTTAATACTTGGTCACATCTTTAAGTCATTCGATGATTCAAAGTATAAAAAATCGCCGGATGAACTTTAACTTGGGAGTCCATCCGACGTGTGATGCTTATTACAAAAGATTATATAGTTTGATGTCCGGATACTTATCTCCGAACCAACGAAGCGCAAAGTCGTTTTCGAAGAGGAAAACGAGGTTGTCGTAGCGGTCTTTTACAAGCATGGACCGCTGACCCGTCATCGATTCTTTGACGTCTTCTTCATTTTCAATCCACCGGGCAACTTTCGATCCGATATGTTCCATGATCACTTCGACATTGTATTCGTTTTTCATACGGTGTTCGAAGACTTCGAACTGGAGTTGACCGACAGCCCCAAGCAATACTTCTTCCGTATGTAATGTTTTATAATATTGGATTGCACCTTCTTGAACCAATTGTAATATCCCTTTATGAAAATGCTTCGACTTCATGACGTTTTTGGCAGTCACACGAACAAACAGTTCAGGTGTAAATTGTGGTAATGCTTCAAATTGAAAATTCGATTTTCCACCAACGACAGTATCACCAATCTGGTAGTTGCCCGTATCATACAATCCGATAATATCACCAGCTACCGCTTCATTGACCGTTTCACGATCATCCGCAAGAAACTGTGTCGTCTGCGAGAGTTTAACCGTTTTTGATATACGAGGAACTGTTACCGTCATCCCTCTTTCAAATACGCCTGAGACGATGCGCACGAATGCAATCCGGTCTCTATGCGCAGGATTCATATTCGCTTGAATTTTAAATATGAAACCTGAAAACTCTTCGGACTGCGGATTGATTAAGTCTGCATTTTTTGTCAATCTTGGTTGTGGCGGGGGGGCAAATTGCAGAAACGTCTCTAGAAACGTCTGCACACCGAAATTCGTTAACGCACTACCGAAAAACACAGGCGTCAGTTCTCCTTTTGCCACACGTTCTACATCAAATTCATTTCCAGCTTCATTTAAAAGCAATACGTCTTCAACAGCTTGTTTATAATAAGAGGTTTGAGTCATCGGATGCTCGACTGCAAGTTCCCCTTCTTCGTTTATCGGAAGGAAATGGCTCTCCCCTTCGACACGCGCCTGCTCAACTCGTTTGTTAAAACGGTCATAGACACCGATAAATTCTTTTCCCATTCCAATTGGATAGTTCATCGCGTACGACTGTATGCCAAGGACTTCCTCAAGCTCTTCCATCAATTCCAAAGGCTCTTTTCCTTGTCTATCCATTTTGTTCATAAATGTAAAAATCGGTATGCCCCGCATGCGACATACTTTAAATAACTTGATTGTCTGGGGCTCAATCCCCTTGGCGGAATCGACCATCATAACGGCAGCATCGACTGCCATCAACGTCCTGTATGTGTCTTCACTGAAGTCTTCATGCCCAGGCGTATCAAGGATATTCACCCTTTTATCATCATAATCAAACTGAAGGACTGATGAAGTGACAGAAATCCCACGTTGTTTTTCAATTTCCATCCAATCCGATGTTGCGTATTTACCAGACTTCTTCCCTTTTACTGTTCCCGCATCACGGATAGCTCCGCCAAAATACAACAGTTTTTCAGTCATTGTTGTTTTACCGGCATCCGGATGAGAGATAATCGCGAACGTACGTCGCGAAGCGATTTCTTCATGTATAGGTTTTTGCATTTATATGATCTCCTTCTTTTCCACTTTTATAAGCATAGACAGAATACAAGTGATTATCAACATTTTTTTATCAGTCTGGTGAAATCGATTGCGAATAACAAAAGAGCTGCCACAAACGACAGCTCTTTTGTCTCAATTCTTTATGAACCTAGACCTAAATTTCTTTTCCGCTTCTTCTAAAGCGATTTGGGCATCTGAATGTGGAAACTTCTCATTGCCGATAATTTGGAAGTCTTCATGACCCTTGCCCGCAAAGATAATAATATCGCCCTGATCTGCAATGTTTATAGCATGCCTGACAGCAAGTTCGCGATCTCCTATACACGCATATTGTTGATGTTGCATCCCTGCTTCAAGTTCAGAGAGAATCGATTCAAACGGTTCGTCCCTCGGATCATCCGTCGTTAATATGACGTAATCGGCAATTGATGCTTTTTCCGCCATGATCGGTCGCTTGACGCGATCTCGATTTCCGCCTGTACCGATGACAAAAATTAGTTTACTGTCCGCATCTTTATAAGGGAGCACGGCTTGAATCGCTTTTTCGATTGCGTCGGGTGAATGAGCGTAGTCAACATACAGTGTCAAAGGTAAGTTCGTTTCAACTTTCTCCATGCGCCCTTTTGCCGCTGGTATTATAGCAAGTCCACCTATGATTTTTTCAATAGAAATTCCTTTTGCGTAAAGAGCTGCAATCGAAGCAAGTGCATTATACACATTGAACTCGCCAATCAGAGACATCGAAACATCAAATTCCCCTTCAGGTGATAAAAGATGGAATGAAGTCCCGTCAACACCTAGCTTAATATCGGTAGCTTTAAAATCAGCCTGTGACTTGATAGCGAAAGTGATAACCGGGTAGGATGTCATTTCTTTCATCCGGTGTCCCCAAGGATCATCAGCATTGACAACACCGAATTTCGCCCGTTCAAGATCTTGTCCAAGTTGGGCGAATAACAAACCTTTTGCATGACCGTAATTATCCATACTCCCATGAAAATCCAAATGATCATGCGATAGATTCGTAAATACTGCAATATCGAACTCCGTACCTGATAGTCGACCTTCAAGAAGTCCATGAGAGGAGACTTCCATTGTCATCGTTGTACAACCTTCATCGGCCGCTTGCCGGATTAATTGTTGTGTCGTCAATACATCATTCGTTGTATTTTCTGTTTCGTAAAGTATGCCATCCAAGTCAAAACCGATTGTACCTGTAACAGCGGATTTTTCGCCAATATGTCTGATAATTGAATGCAGCATATTGCTGACGCTAGTTTTTCCATTCGTCCCTGTGACACCGATCATCGTCATTTCTTTGGATGGATACCGGTAATAACGGGGAGCAAGTAAAGCGATTGCCCTGTTCGTATCATCAACATGCACAATAGCCACTTTCTCGGTATCCACATCTATTGGACTGGAGGCAACAATAACTCTCGCCCCCATTTCCACCGCTTTTTGCGCATAAGCATGTCCATCGACTGTAAATCCCTTTATACAGACGAAGACACCACCTGCATTAATCGTTCTTGAATTGACAGCCAGATCCGTAACTGTTTCAGGGAGAATTCCTTCGACGCGTTTAATCGGCAAACCGGAAAATAAATAATCAGTTTTCATTAGCTGAACCACCTCAATCCATCATGTCAGACGTGACATATGCGTATAGCAATTGCGCTGTTGCTTGTAAGGAATCAGTATGCGTCCTCTCCAACGCGTGTGAAGACTCTATTCCAGGACCGAACAGTGCATGCCTTACGTCAAAGCCTGCCCGAATTGCTGCAGAAGCATCCGATCCGTAATATGGATAAATATCCAATTTAAACGGAATCGAAGACGTCTCGCAAAGGTTTGTCAAATGTCTAGTCAATCCATAATGGTAGGGACCACTAGAATCTTTCGCACAAATGGAAACGGTATACTCATCGGACGTCTGCCCATCACCGATCGCTCCCATGTCGACTGCGATATACTCAACAGTTTGCTCAGGAATATTGGAATTTCCGCCATAACCGATTTCTTCATTATTTGAAATATAGAAATGCGTCGTATTCGGCAGCTCAATGTTATTTTCCGTCACATTGCGCAATAAATCGATAAGTAAAGCAGTACTAGCCTTATCATCCAAATGTCTTGATTTTACAAAACCGTTATCCGTTGTTTCAAATCGTGCGTCAAATGAAACAAAATCGCCTACTTCAATACCAAGGGCTCTTGTTTCCTTCGCATTTTTAACTTTTTCATCAATACGCACTTCAATATTATCCGCGTTTCTTTCTGCGGTTCCCGCATTTCGGTATACATGCACAGTCGTCTGATGCATGAGTATGGTACCTCTAATATCTTTTCCTGAAGCAGTATGTATTTGGCAATATTCACCTTCAACTGCATTCCAGTTGAAACCGCCAATCATGGCTAGCTTTAGCCTTCCGTCACTCTTAACTTCTTTCACCATTGCACCAAGTGTATCCACATGCGCTGTAAGAAGTCGATGACGTGAATCATCTTTCCCTTTAACCGTTGCGATGAGGGCGCCTTTATTCGTTTTCTTAAAAGTCGTTCCTATATCATTTAACTCGGCCTGGATAACGTCCATCACTCGCTCGGTGTAACCTGAAGGACTTGGTGTCTCAACAAGCCTTTTCAATAAACTGACTACCCCTTGTTCATCAAACTGTTTCACTTCTACCATATCCTCTCTCAAGTCAGAAATTTTCGTATTCAGATTTAGCCATATGTTGTATAATATCTATATTACTACTTATGCAAGAGGTGATTCAATGAAAACAATAAAATCCTTACTTACACGAACTAGATTTCTAGCCATCACTTCTGCTATTTTAGTTTTAATCCTTTTAATCATAACGATTTGGCATGGTTATTCACTTTATTTAATCTCTATACAAGCCTTGTTATTCATTTTATGTTTTACGCTAATATTTTTCTCAGTCAGAGTTGACGATATGATACTTTCTTGCTTCTTAAATTTTAAAAAGAACAAGCAGAAAGGTTATTTAGACCTCTTTTTCGAACATTCACAAGATGCAATTGCAGTTTTCACTCCTAGTAACGAAATTATCGCAGTAAACCCTGCATTCACCCAATTATATCTTTATAACGAAGACGAGTGCATTGGTAAATCCATTCATTTTTATGATCCAACTGAAAAGGAGCAAGTGATTGAACGACAAAAACATCTATTAGAAGGTAAGCATTTTAATAATATACGAACAAAAGAAATGCGCAAAGATGGAACGCTCTTTTTTGCGGATACGACGCTTACACCTATCTTTAATGAGAATAAGGAAGTCATCGCTATATCAGTGATAATCCGTAATATCACTGAACGGATTGAAGCCGAACGTATTAAATTCGATTCAATTAAAATGAATGCATTCGGTGAACTTGCCGCTTCGGTTGCACATGAAGTACGTAATCCATTGACTTCTGTTTCGGGTTTCATTCAGTTAATGAATATTGACTCCGAAAATCCTTACCGAGTGTATACCGAAATAATGGAAAATGAAATTGAACGGATCAACCTCATTGTTAATGAGTTTCTTATTTTATCGAAACCTCATTTAAAAACGCATACTGAATTGAATTTGGAGGATATTTTATTCGAAGTTGTCGAGTTATTCAGTGAAGACTTAATAGAACAAAAGATTACTTGTGACGTTTATCTTGCAGAATATGTTTCAACCATATCAGGTAACGCCGTCAGTCTTAAACAGCTATTTATTAATCTAATGAAAAACGCATTGGACGCGGTTGAAAAGAATGGCGCTATTTCATTTACAGTTTCCCTTGTGAACAACCGTGTTTCCGTCACAATAAGAGATTCAGGAACAGGAATCTCTCATGCGATCGCAAATCAGATTTTCACACCTTTTTTCTCGACAAAGAAAGGCGCATCCGGTTTGGGACTCGTCATTACAAAGAAAATCGTGCTCGATCATTTAGGACAAATTGAATTAAATAACCGTGTAATGGACGCAACTGAATTCATCGTCACATTCCCGAGAACTTCGATAAATGAAATTCCGACAATCGCTGCGCCTATGGAAATTGCATAAAGTACATTATGAAAAAATCGTCCTCGCGAAAGAGGACGATTTTTTCATTACTGCCTATTCATAGTTTGACTTTCACTCTACTATTCATTTTAATAGCTTTTTAATCAACGAAAGTTTATTCCCATAAGGCGGGAATGCAATACGCATAGGTATTTTCGTGTTTTTCTTCATGACCGATTTCTTATGGGAGAATAAATCGAAACTCGCTTTTCCATGGTATGCATTCATGCCTGAATTTCCAACCCCACCGAACGGTAAGTGGATATTTGCTACGTGCGAAATCGTATCATTTATGCAGCCGCCTCCAAAGGAAAGGTTTTCAAGGAAATATCTTTGCGCCATATCATTTTCTGTAAATAGATAGGCTGCTAACGGTTTGGGTAGTTTGCGGATCTGATGAATCGCTTCACCAAGATTCTGATAGCCGATGACAGGTAGAATCGGACCGAAAATTTCTTCCTCCATTGATGGGCTGTTCCACGACACACCGTCTAATAGGGTCGGGCTCATATAGAGGTCTTCCCGATTGACTTCACCACCAAAATACACATGGTTTTTTTCCATGTTCAGCATTTTGGCTAATCGATCGAAATGCTTGTCATGAATGAGTCTGCCATAATCCGGGCTTTTCGCAATGTCGTTACCGTAAAATTCTTTAATAACACTAACCATTTCTTTCATAAACTGTTTTTTTACATCTTCATGGACTAATGCATAATCCGGCGCAACGCAGGTCTGTCCGTTATTGACAAATTTCCCCCACACGATACGTTCCGCTGCAATACGTAAATTGGCAGTCTGATCGACGATAGCAGGACTTTTGCCGCCCAATTCCAAAGTGATCGGCGTCAGACGTTCTGAGGCAGCTTTCATGACGACTTTACCGACTTTTGCACTACCTGTAAAAAAGATGTAATCGAATGGCGCATGAATAAGTGCGGACGTTTCTTCGATGCCACCTTCGACAACACGAACGTAATCTGGCGGATAAATCTCCGTTAATATACTTTTAATGACCGATGCTGTATGCGGTGCGGCTTCAGACGGTTTTACAATGGCACAATTCCCTGCCGTTATTGCGCCAACCAAAGGATCCATCACCAGTTGGAATGGATAATTGAAAGGACCGATGATTAATACGGAACCATAAGGCTCACTGACAATAAAACTTTTGGCTGGCTGAAGGTGTAAAGGTGTTTTCACTTCTTCTGGCTCCATCCAGCTTTCCAGATTTTTAATCATATAACTAATGCTCGATTGGACGAAACCGACTTCTGTTACATACGATTCGAAAGCACTTTTTCCTAAATCTTTTAATAGTGCTTCATGTATTTCATTCTCTTTCTCTTTTATAGCGTTTTTCAAACGTTCAAGCATTTCCACTCTGAAAGATAATTCTTTCGTTGTACCGGTAAAGTAGAAATTATGTTGAAAGCCAATCATGGATTCTATATTTTTATCAATCGACACGTAAAAACTCCTCCTCTAGAAATGCAAATTGTCAATATAGCAAAAGAACTGAATTAATATCGTCAAATTCCGACCAATTACGCAGTTTGGGAAATCAGTCGACAACATATACTAAAAGTACAGCTTTAGTTTAAATATTTTCATTCACAAAGCCCAGGTATACATAAAACTCACTAAACATAGTCATTTTCGAAGTTAACTTGCCCTTTTCAATGACTAAGAACTATAGGCCTTACGATTCCTTTTAATGCATTGGCGTTTCACCCTCACATACTCAAGGGTAAAGAATTATCAAATAGCTAAAAAACAAATGAATGAAATGGAGGAAATGGACATGACAACAACAGAAACTTGGTGGGAAACAATTTTTGAAGGAAATCTTTCATTAGGACTCAACAAGGAGCGCATCTCAGACCTTGAAGATGAAACTTTCCTCTACTACGGTGAAATGGATCCTCAGGTAGACTCAGACCAAATACATTTAAAACCACAATAAATCCAACTAGGCTTTTCCGCTAATTGCGGGGAAGCTTTTTTCATTCAATACTTTTCCATAAGTAAAGCGCAGCATAACTCAAGTAAGGTGACCAGTACGGAAAGCGGGAAAGCATCTCATCCGAAGTCGGTTTTCTGTCCATATTCCATAATTTCTTTAACCCATTTTGTAAACCAATGTCTCCCAATGGAAACACATTGGGGCGACCAAGACCAAACATGAGAAAGTTCTGCGCAGTCCATGGTCCAATCCCACGCAGTTTCGTCAATCGGTTAACAACCTCTGCATCTTCCATCCACTCAAACTTTGTTAGATCAAGTGCCCCTTCGACAATTTCCTTCGATATACCGATTACATATTCAGCTTTCCTTCTACTAAATTGAAGATTTTGTAAATCTTCTACCCGCAATGCTGCAATTACTTCTGGTTTCGGGTATCGCCATACACCCTCTTGTCGGGCTCCGAACGTTTCAACGAAACGCAATGTCAGTATATGTGCAAATGCAACATTCAATTGTTGATGGATAATGTTTCGCATAAGTGTACCATATGGGGAGAAATTTCGGATAATTGGTGTTCCAGCATACTGTACAAAAAGTCTTTCCAGATCACTCTCTGCGAAATGTTCAGTTATATGACGCAATGAATCGTGAAAGTGAAAACACTTACTTACCCACTCAATCTGCTTTTCATTCAGGTTTCCCGTAATGACAAAAGCAGGAGCACTTTTCGTGCCTGTTCCTTTTAGCGCGACAATATTCCCTTCATCCATCGGAATACGAATTTCTCGTTTATGCAAATCAACCGCATTTACAGGATCTAATGCCAGTCGTTGTAGCGCCTCGTCGAAATCATAATCAAAAGATAATTCAATCAAAGTACCGATAGAACTCACCTCTTTACAATTCATTCTACCTTTTTTATGTGTAGAAAAAAACTTTTTAAAATAGTGTTGACTTCTATTTCAAATTAGCTATAATAGAACTTGTGCAGCAAACAATTTATCCCGATTCCTTAGCTCAGCTGGGAGAGCGCTACCTTGACAGGGTAGAGGTCGCTGGTTCGAGCCCAGTAGGAATCATTGGGTGCCAAACCCTCGGAAGTATTGTCGGAACAACGATACTTCTCCAAAGCAGATCTATTAGGCCGGATGCCTAGGATCTGTTTTTTTCTATTCAATTATATGAAGTTACACCTCAAAGGCAGTAAAACTTCCGTCATCCTCAAAGTCGACAATTTTGATAACCCTATCCGAGAAAGCCTCTACAGTTTTAGATTCATCGGTAAGGATTAAAGATAGAACCTGGAAACTCGACTCGCTCTTTTTCTTGTTGAATAAAGTCAAAAACTGTTCATCCACTTCATCTTCTCCGTCTGTTATAAAGATAATATCGGCTTTTTTAAAGCGGCTTAATTTGATAATTTCCAACGCTTCTTGCAAAGCGATTGTAAAGTCTGTTCCTCCATTTAAATAGGTGCGTGCAAGCATTAGCATTTCTGACGTTTTAATTTTACCTTTTGCATATGTAAAAACCTTTGTCTGTTTGGAGAATGTAAGTAGACAAAAATCACGGTGCTGTTTTCTTGCGAGAGTCATAAGAGCTAGAGCAAATCCTTTCGATTGGCTGTCAAAGCTACTCATGCTTGATGATTGATCAAGGCAAAGGATAATAGGACCTTTCCCCAACACTTCCTGTCCCAGCTGATTATATTGCATCGTTTGCACTTCTATGAAACGTCGTAAAAAATCTACTTTCGAAATCGGGTGTGTAAGTAACCCTAATTCATACGGTAGCAATAGTTCAAGGTTGCTTCCGATTGCAATCCCTCTTCTTTCGACTGATTCGCTCTGTTGGTTTTTTTGCTTTTTACGGGCAATCTGCTTGAATCGGCCAGCCCATTCCGCGATATCTCTCAGCTGCTTATCTGCGGCAAGTTTCTCGGCTAACGTAATTTGATCACGTAAAGGAACTTTTGTTAAATCCGCGTCACCTTTCCCCGCTCTCAAACCGCCCAGTAAGGACTTTACATTAACGTAGATTTGTTTTGTTTCAAGCATGACTTCTGTCAAATTCTCTATGAAGTTTTCTTCATAATCCATAATGGATTGTTCAAACTCTATTCCGTCACTCAATCCTAAGCCACTAACTTCTTCCACAGATTTTATGAAATCATCTTGCGTTGATTTTACAACGTGTAATAAGGGACACAAATCCAACCGCTGCTCCAATTGTGCAACAAAGTACTTGTTGATCAGCTCTCCAATCTTTATCGTACCAACGATGGCCGCTAAATCATTCAGCCGAGTGATGCAGTGAAATTCACTATAGGATTCATGTTCAATAATGTTTCGTAAAAGCATACGATGCATTTGTAATGCTGCATGTGTATCGTCTGTCCTGATTTCCGGTTTCATTTTATATAGGCAAGCCCATACGTCACAAAGAAGTGCTTCCATTAATGGCAGCACCGCTTCATGTTCAATCTGCTGAAGCTTTTCCGACATATCAAACAGTTCACCAAATCGCCTTCTGTCAAATAAATCCGTATTTAAAACCGAATGATTCTTCATTCGTCGGTCTCCTTAATCTTATGAATTGTAGTAGAAGCTCGATGCTTCCTTCCTCATTTTCCGCAATTTTGCTGGCCCGTCAGAATACAATGGTTCCATTAGATACGTCAGCACTTCTTCTTGCATCGCTTTCACTTTTACAAGCATTCGGTCGATTTCTGAAGCTCTATCTGGATTATTCTCACTGAACTTAGTCAAATCGGTGATTAACGATTTCATCTTCTGAGCGCCTTCCATCCCTGCTTCTTCGGACTGATCGCCAAGAACGATATTAAACACTTCAATTGCCTCCGATTGTATCGAATCGAGTTTGCGGATAACATAATCCATTGCATGTCTGCGAACAATGACCGACGTCGTACCTCTCTCATCTGTTAGTTCCCACAAAACATTTTCGAGAATGACGAGATCATCCACCTTCACAGCACCTCGCTTGTTAATCAATGCTCGCGCCTGTAAAATGCGTATCGACTGTTTAAATCGACGATCTGAAGGCCTTATCCCTTCATCACGGAGGTCTTTTCGAATTCTGGCTAGCGCTGTGTAAACTTCGTCAGAAACGATTACGTTGTCAGCCAACGCCTGAAGTTCAGTCAATTCATCAATTTTCAAGGAAAGTTGAGAGGAAATAGTACCCTCATTTTTTAACATCGAAAGAAAGTTGTTTTCATTCTCGATATAGTCCACTTCATACCTGAAAAGAAATCGGTCGAAGAGTGCTTCAAGCCCTTCTCCTTCTTCCGGGTATTCATTTGATGCTCCTATCACAGATATAAGAGGAACCTTTGTAGGTGTGCCGCCATTATAAAATAACCTTTCATTAATAATTGTTAGCAGACTATTTAAAATCGCGCTGTTCGCTTTGAAGATTTCATCGAGAAAGACAAGATGTGCTTCTGGCATTTTCGTTTCCGTATTTCGTTTGTAAATACCATGTTCTAAGTCTTTTAACGATAATGGACCAAATACTTCTTCTGGGGTGCTAAACCTTGTAAGCAACCACTGAAAGTACTTTCCACCATCAATTATTTTCGCAAACTCAATCGCCAATGCGGATTTAGCTGTTCCCGCCGGACCGATAAGCAGTATATGTTGACGAGCAAGCAGCGCAATTAAAAGCGCCTCTACTTCTTTTTCACGTTCATAAAATTTCGCATTCACCGCATTTTTAATATCCATTAATTTTGAAAGACTTTCCTCCATCACTTTATCCTCCTTCATCTTACGTACACAAAGCTTTTCCAATTTTGACGTGTGCTATTCTAAAAGAAAAAAGCCTGTATATCAATGAACGAATCGTTCATCGACACACAGGCTATCCTTTAGATATCTCATGAGTCAA is a genomic window of Sporosarcina oncorhynchi containing:
- a CDS encoding peptide chain release factor 3, whose product is MQKPIHEEIASRRTFAIISHPDAGKTTMTEKLLYFGGAIRDAGTVKGKKSGKYATSDWMEIEKQRGISVTSSVLQFDYDDKRVNILDTPGHEDFSEDTYRTLMAVDAAVMMVDSAKGIEPQTIKLFKVCRMRGIPIFTFMNKMDRQGKEPLELMEELEEVLGIQSYAMNYPIGMGKEFIGVYDRFNKRVEQARVEGESHFLPINEEGELAVEHPMTQTSYYKQAVEDVLLLNEAGNEFDVERVAKGELTPVFFGSALTNFGVQTFLETFLQFAPPPQPRLTKNADLINPQSEEFSGFIFKIQANMNPAHRDRIAFVRIVSGVFERGMTVTVPRISKTVKLSQTTQFLADDRETVNEAVAGDIIGLYDTGNYQIGDTVVGGKSNFQFEALPQFTPELFVRVTAKNVMKSKHFHKGILQLVQEGAIQYYKTLHTEEVLLGAVGQLQFEVFEHRMKNEYNVEVIMEHIGSKVARWIENEEDVKESMTGQRSMLVKDRYDNLVFLFENDFALRWFGDKYPDIKLYNLL
- a CDS encoding two-component system sensor histidine kinase NtrB; translation: MKTIKSLLTRTRFLAITSAILVLILLIITIWHGYSLYLISIQALLFILCFTLIFFSVRVDDMILSCFLNFKKNKQKGYLDLFFEHSQDAIAVFTPSNEIIAVNPAFTQLYLYNEDECIGKSIHFYDPTEKEQVIERQKHLLEGKHFNNIRTKEMRKDGTLFFADTTLTPIFNENKEVIAISVIIRNITERIEAERIKFDSIKMNAFGELAASVAHEVRNPLTSVSGFIQLMNIDSENPYRVYTEIMENEIERINLIVNEFLILSKPHLKTHTELNLEDILFEVVELFSEDLIEQKITCDVYLAEYVSTISGNAVSLKQLFINLMKNALDAVEKNGAISFTVSLVNNRVSVTIRDSGTGISHAIANQIFTPFFSTKKGASGLGLVITKKIVLDHLGQIELNNRVMDATEFIVTFPRTSINEIPTIAAPMEIA
- a CDS encoding aldehyde dehydrogenase → MIGFQHNFYFTGTTKELSFRVEMLERLKNAIKEKENEIHEALLKDLGKSAFESYVTEVGFVQSSISYMIKNLESWMEPEEVKTPLHLQPAKSFIVSEPYGSVLIIGPFNYPFQLVMDPLVGAITAGNCAIVKPSEAAPHTASVIKSILTEIYPPDYVRVVEGGIEETSALIHAPFDYIFFTGSAKVGKVVMKAASERLTPITLELGGKSPAIVDQTANLRIAAERIVWGKFVNNGQTCVAPDYALVHEDVKKQFMKEMVSVIKEFYGNDIAKSPDYGRLIHDKHFDRLAKMLNMEKNHVYFGGEVNREDLYMSPTLLDGVSWNSPSMEEEIFGPILPVIGYQNLGEAIHQIRKLPKPLAAYLFTENDMAQRYFLENLSFGGGCINDTISHVANIHLPFGGVGNSGMNAYHGKASFDLFSHKKSVMKKNTKIPMRIAFPPYGNKLSLIKKLLK
- a CDS encoding DNA-3-methyladenine glycosylase family protein codes for the protein MNCKEVSSIGTLIELSFDYDFDEALQRLALDPVNAVDLHKREIRIPMDEGNIVALKGTGTKSAPAFVITGNLNEKQIEWVSKCFHFHDSLRHITEHFAESDLERLFVQYAGTPIIRNFSPYGTLMRNIIHQQLNVAFAHILTLRFVETFGARQEGVWRYPKPEVIAALRVEDLQNLQFSRRKAEYVIGISKEIVEGALDLTKFEWMEDAEVVNRLTKLRGIGPWTAQNFLMFGLGRPNVFPLGDIGLQNGLKKLWNMDRKPTSDEMLSRFPYWSPYLSYAALYLWKSIE
- a CDS encoding vWA domain-containing protein, producing the protein MKNHSVLNTDLFDRRRFGELFDMSEKLQQIEHEAVLPLMEALLCDVWACLYKMKPEIRTDDTHAALQMHRMLLRNIIEHESYSEFHCITRLNDLAAIVGTIKIGELINKYFVAQLEQRLDLCPLLHVVKSTQDDFIKSVEEVSGLGLSDGIEFEQSIMDYEENFIENLTEVMLETKQIYVNVKSLLGGLRAGKGDADLTKVPLRDQITLAEKLAADKQLRDIAEWAGRFKQIARKKQKNQQSESVERRGIAIGSNLELLLPYELGLLTHPISKVDFLRRFIEVQTMQYNQLGQEVLGKGPIILCLDQSSSMSSFDSQSKGFALALMTLARKQHRDFCLLTFSKQTKVFTYAKGKIKTSEMLMLARTYLNGGTDFTIALQEALEIIKLSRFKKADIIFITDGEDEVDEQFLTLFNKKKSESSFQVLSLILTDESKTVEAFSDRVIKIVDFEDDGSFTAFEV
- a CDS encoding M42 family metallopeptidase — encoded protein: MVEVKQFDEQGVVSLLKRLVETPSPSGYTERVMDVIQAELNDIGTTFKKTNKGALIATVKGKDDSRHRLLTAHVDTLGAMVKEVKSDGRLKLAMIGGFNWNAVEGEYCQIHTASGKDIRGTILMHQTTVHVYRNAGTAERNADNIEVRIDEKVKNAKETRALGIEVGDFVSFDARFETTDNGFVKSRHLDDKASTALLIDLLRNVTENNIELPNTTHFYISNNEEIGYGGNSNIPEQTVEYIAVDMGAIGDGQTSDEYTVSICAKDSSGPYHYGLTRHLTNLCETSSIPFKLDIYPYYGSDASAAIRAGFDVRHALFGPGIESSHALERTHTDSLQATAQLLYAYVTSDMMD
- a CDS encoding UDP-N-acetylmuramoyl-L-alanyl-D-glutamate--2,6-diaminopimelate ligase gives rise to the protein MKTDYLFSGLPIKRVEGILPETVTDLAVNSRTINAGGVFVCIKGFTVDGHAYAQKAVEMGARVIVASSPIDVDTEKVAIVHVDDTNRAIALLAPRYYRYPSKEMTMIGVTGTNGKTSVSNMLHSIIRHIGEKSAVTGTIGFDLDGILYETENTTNDVLTTQQLIRQAADEGCTTMTMEVSSHGLLEGRLSGTEFDIAVFTNLSHDHLDFHGSMDNYGHAKGLLFAQLGQDLERAKFGVVNADDPWGHRMKEMTSYPVITFAIKSQADFKATDIKLGVDGTSFHLLSPEGEFDVSMSLIGEFNVYNALASIAALYAKGISIEKIIGGLAIIPAAKGRMEKVETNLPLTLYVDYAHSPDAIEKAIQAVLPYKDADSKLIFVIGTGGNRDRVKRPIMAEKASIADYVILTTDDPRDEPFESILSELEAGMQHQQYACIGDRELAVRHAINIADQGDIIIFAGKGHEDFQIIGNEKFPHSDAQIALEEAEKKFRSRFIKN